The genomic window GCATTCGCTCGGCATGGTCGACGACGGCCAGTTCCAGCGCTACGGGCGCGGGATCCTGCGCTCGCTACCGGATTCCGTCGCGACTCCTTGACGTCGCGCGGCGGCCGGCTCGCGCAACGGCAGAAGCCTGTGAACAGCGACCCCATGCAGCGGCAAGGAACTGGCGCGGCGGGAGCACACCGTGAGCAGCGGTAGCAGGCTCGGCAGTCGGTATCCTCGCGCGGAGGCAGCACCCTGGCGCAGCGCAGGAAACGCCACACGCAGCAGCCACGAATCGCGCGGCGGGGCCCGGACGCCGCTGCGCCGGGACGGATCGATCAGCCCTGATCCGGGCCCTTGTCGTTCAGCGCGATGCGGCGCCACGGGCTGGTGGGGCGGGTCCAGAGGCGGAGTAGTTCCATGCGACGGTCGACGCCGCCGTTCTTGAGTTCGGCGAGGTCTTCGCAGGCCTGCCAGTAGGTCCAGCCGGTGAGGTAGGCGTCGCCGAATTGGCGCCAGTTGCGGTATTTGCGCTGGGCCAGCGGCAGCGCCCGCATCAGATAACCCCAGGCAACGTCGGCTTCCAGGTAACCGGCCGTGAACGCCATCCTGGCGACCGCGACGACGCGGGCCAGATCCCAGGCGTGGATGTCGCTCGGCAGCGGACGGGCCAGATGCTCGGTGAAGCCGATCTTGATGGCCTGCGACCAGATGTCGTAGTCGCGGACCAGCGCCTCCGGGTTGTCCATACCGCGGAACGCGCCGACCTGGCGCAGGAACGCGCGGTGCCGGTCGGCGCGCTCGCCGAAGCGGTCGCGCTCGCTGGCGTTGATCGAGGCCATGACGAGCGGGTGCACCATCGCGTAGAGGGGGGCGTGCATGCCGTCCAGCAACTGCTCCATCGAGGCCTGCGCCTCGGTGCCGTCGGTGATGCCCCACGCTCCGGTCAGGGTGTCGATGGCCAGCTCCTTGCGGTCGCCGAGCGGATGCTCACGCTCGGGTCCGAGCAGCAGGGCGTCGTGGAACGCGTCCCAACGGGCCGAGTAGAAGCCGCCGAGCGCCAGAGCGCGCAGCTCGTCGTCGGATATCGCGGCCCCGGACCAGTGGTCCTCCTCCCGCTTGTCGAGCTCTTCGTAGGGGAAGGTCGTCAACGTTGGTATACCGCGGGCAGGCATGTCTCCGATTGTTCACCATGCGGCGTCCGGCGACCGTGCTTATCGCCGACACGTCCACGAGTTCACGGCCGATTTTCAGGTCCCTCGTTCCTTGGCCTGCCGCATCGGCGGGTGGAGAGCTAATGTGCACGCATGTGTAAGAGCATCACCGTCCTGCGTGGCCTGGAGCCTGCCGCTACCGAGCAGGAAATCTATGCTGCCGCACTGCAGTACGTGCGCAAGGTCGGTGGCGTGTCCGGCCTCAGCAGCACGACCAAAGCGGCCGTCGACAAGGCCGTGGCGACCATCGCGGCGGCGACGACGACCCTGCTCGCCGAGCTGCCGGACACCACGATCTCGCCGTCCACCGAACCGCCGGTGCGGCGGGCCGAGGTGGACTGAGCGAATTCAGACCCCGTAGGCGTCGACGCAGGCGAGCGCCACCTCCAGCGGCAGACTGCGCTGCTCGATCGGATGGCCGAGCAGTTCCTCGATCCGCTGGATCCGGTAGCGGACGGTGTTCTTGTGCACGCCGAGCAGCTTCGCCGTGGCCTCCGGGCTGCGGTGATTGGCCAGGTAGGCGTGCAAGGTCCGGCGTAAACGGACGGCGTTCGCGTCGGCGCCTGCCAGCTCGCGCAGTTCGCGGCGGATCAGGCCGCGCATCGCCGTCTCGTCGGTTCCGGCGAGGTAGGCGATCTCGACGTCGCGATAGGCGGTGACGCGCGAACCATTGCCGGGTGCGAGCTCGGCGACGTGCCGGGCCGCGACCGCCTCGCGGTGGCTCGCGCGGAAGCCGCCCGCCCGCGCCGCGGGCA from Nocardia bhagyanarayanae includes these protein-coding regions:
- a CDS encoding DUF1266 domain-containing protein, translating into MPARGIPTLTTFPYEELDKREEDHWSGAAISDDELRALALGGFYSARWDAFHDALLLGPEREHPLGDRKELAIDTLTGAWGITDGTEAQASMEQLLDGMHAPLYAMVHPLVMASINASERDRFGERADRHRAFLRQVGAFRGMDNPEALVRDYDIWSQAIKIGFTEHLARPLPSDIHAWDLARVVAVARMAFTAGYLEADVAWGYLMRALPLAQRKYRNWRQFGDAYLTGWTYWQACEDLAELKNGGVDRRMELLRLWTRPTSPWRRIALNDKGPDQG
- a CDS encoding DUF2277 domain-containing protein encodes the protein MCKSITVLRGLEPAATEQEIYAAALQYVRKVGGVSGLSSTTKAAVDKAVATIAAATTTLLAELPDTTISPSTEPPVRRAEVD